The following coding sequences are from one Bufo bufo chromosome 2, aBufBuf1.1, whole genome shotgun sequence window:
- the C2CD4C gene encoding C2 calcium-dependent domain-containing protein 4C: MWLLERIRGTVDHSSGRQVGESGDKQGKGGSYSNVLTPDKIPDFFIPPKLTSVPAEGGAEGATAGEGVQSKPNIGTSASEQNLSGRRPLRSPRLPTKATSESKNLVKSANRHIIQIESADEWASEEDLGTNADPQSQSAMSLPYVPKAQTSYGFVTLMESPHTRRKESLFHTDQGSLSPCPSQSSSPSSQRRSGTEGGSQLNTSDFGMSLMNPYRYFSGGESDTCSSAESSPFSSPLLSRSVSLLKIFTPDTQSKFIKLKHSVARNSSLSTDECSSADTSPSMPRRRVRGAKGTGLGSGQQGVLPLDLLQKEHNVVLSKGGSMRLSAEYDPSNARLRVRLIAAEHLFDKLCDLKGVNCCVVLYLNPGKVHRQRSTIIKNSRNPVFNEDFFFDGLVAGSAKKMSLKLKVLNKGSSLKRDTLLGEKEIPLTSLLPFL, from the coding sequence ATGTGGCTGCTGGAGAGGATCCGAGGCACAGTGGATCACAGCAGTGGTCGACAAGTAGGAGAATCTGGTGACAAACAGGGAAAAGGTGGATCATACAGTAATGTGTTGACTCCAGACAAGATTCCTGACTTTTTTATCCCACCAAAACTTACTAGTGTACCAGCAGAAGGAGGAGCTGAAGGTGCTACAGCAGGTGAGGGAGTACAGTCCAAACCTAATATAGGCACTTCGGCTTCTGAGCAAAACTTGTCAGGCAGACGTCCACTACGCAGCCCTCGTCTACCAACCAAAGCTACTTCAGAGAGCAAAAACCTTGTGAAATCTGCAAACCGCCACATCATTCAGATTGAAAGTGCAGATGAATGGGCTTCAGAGGAAGACTTAGGTACCAATGCAGATCCACAATctcaatctgccatgtctcttccATATGTCCCAAAGGCCCAGACATCATATGGTTTTGTGACcctaatggaaagtccacatactcGGCGTAAAGAGTCCCTCTTTCACACTGACCAGGGGTCTCTTTCCCCATGTCCATCACAATCTAGTTCACCTAGTTCTCAGAGAAGAAGTGGAACAGAAGGAGGATCCCAGTTAAACACTTCAGATTTTGGAATGTCATTGATGAATCCATACCGGTATTTTAGTGGTGGTGAAAGTGATACCTgctcctcagctgagtcctcaCCATTCAGTTCACCATTACTTTCTCGCTCAGTTTCTCTGCTGAAAATATTCACACCAGACACACAATCAAAATTCATCAAACTCAAGCACTCGGTTGCTAGAAACAGTTCACTGTCCACAGATGAGTGCAGTTCTGCTGACACTAGTCCTAGCATGCCAAGACGAAGAGTAAGAGGTGCTAAAGGAACTGGTTTAGGTTCTGGACAACAAGGTGTGCTACCTTTGGACCTTCTACAGAAGGAGCATAATGTGGTGCTCAGTAAAGGAGGCAGTATGAGACTGTCGGCAGAGTATGACCCATCTAATGCCCGTCTAAGAGTAAGGTTAATAGCAGCAGAGCATCTCTTTGACAAACTTTGTGATCTGAAAGGAGTAAACTGCTGTGTGGTTCTCTATCTGAATCCTGGTAAAGTTCACCGTCAGAGAAGCACTATTATCAAGAACAGCCGAAACCCAGTGTTTAATGAAGATTTTTTCTTTGATGGATTGGTGGCTGGAAGTGCTAAAAAGATGTCACTTAAACTAAAGGTGCTGAACAAGGGAAGCAGCCTTAAAAGAGATACTCTCCTTGGAGAGAAGGAGATTCCACTGACTTCACTTTTGCCCTTTCTTTGA